From the genome of Papilio machaon chromosome 1, ilPapMach1.1, whole genome shotgun sequence:
CCCTTTTTTGatctaaattttataatctgtgagACCTGGCTTTTTTGATTAATGTcggtttttttcaaataagtaatTCTCTAAATGACCTTAGAACACGGTGAAAACGCACTATTGCGGGAAATAAAGTTATGGGTTtacaaattttagaaaaaaactagCAGCAGTGGTTTTGCCGAATccagtaaaatttttaaagtggTCTAAGAGACTAAAATAAACTACTAAATCAATATTCTTTTATGACGTCACTTTTTTTGAAACACCCAATTCCCTCCTAACTTTCATTCATTTGcaaaaatttacacaaatttCAGACGTTCTCTCTATTCTAGCAACATTGGCAATTCAGCCGCTTTCGTCACCGACCAAAGAGCATTTAGACAACAACTGATGCCTCTTGTCAAAGAGTACTTAGTTTACATTATGTCAATACAGTAGGACAATATCGCTGGCCTGGCATGGATTGTATGGGCAGAGTATTGTTTCAGTGCTTCTGTACTGGCAAAATGTAAACGCGTCTTCTCGATTAATGACAGTGACATGATATCTGTCATCTATCCATTAAGTTTTGATTTTGTAGTGTGCGTTTGCGGCGCGGTATGTTTTCAATgaacaaaacagaaatcgttttaAATCCTTATTAAATTCGAAGACCAAAGAGACGTAAAATATCTTTACATCATGTCTACTTCTACGATTCTACGAGTTAAAAGAAGATTGGAGGAAAATCCCCAGGATGCTTTAGTACTTCTATGTAAACGATTAAAAACCGACAGTGAAGAGATTTCGCCctctttatttgtttttaggGGCACAGTTGATAATcaggtatattttttatttcattaacatattaaaccacatgaaataaaaatgcaatgtAGCTTGCAACTAGACAATAACTAGATAATTCGAACGTGTGAACACATTGTTTCTACATGATTCTCGAAACATattcttgtttttataaaaaggggTACAAATATGACATTGAATTTTTGAACTAACAACGATACCGTTGtagtattgttataaaataattctttagaAGGACAGTTAATGATATAaaacctaaatatttaatttttaaatatggataCAATGCGTGGTAATTTATGCACACAATGATTTTATGAAGcaaatgttttcattaaaaaattaccttttatCTTACAGGAACACATACTTGTAAAAGATTTGGTACCTAAAGaggatttaaaacaaaaatctatatCAAATGTGACAGATATCATTCAAAAGATGCGGAAGGAAAGAAAAGATGTGTCAACAGAGAACCGTTATGAAGTAGTCAATTGTCGTAGAGGCCTTAAAGAAGACACCGGAAGCACTGAAGATTTGTTTGATTTGGTAGATTTAGCTAGGGCAggtgaaaaagaaaaagacacTGGTTATATATATGACTTATACACTTCTGCTAAGCCAGATTTTGATGTTTCTATGTTGGATAACTTAGTCAGGTATtggataatataattttctactgggtttttttattggatagatggaggcctaatttttgtcctctttcccttcccaccgttttcttattaggaaaggatgggaaggggaagtggatttggcggaggaggggacgcataggaaagagaaatatcctctttctgtgcatcctcttctccattgattaaatgtaggcaacgcatctgcatttgcagatgtctatgggcaacggtcgcctcgctattgcagcaaatccaggtggccgtttgctcgtttgccaccttatgatataaaaaaaaaagatttaaaattgaacCTAAAAAAGCTTCTGTAAAAACTTGTCATGTTTAATGgaatcaatatgttttttttaacttagttgattaattttgttattgtagGACAAAGGAACCAGGATAAGTAAGATTCCAATGTACTGCAATAAGTTTCTAGCTTATAGAGGTTGTCCATTAAGACCATACAATGCTTCGCggttataaaaatttcttgCTTATcctgatttaaatttatgtcttagttttaaattttctctgtttatttatttaatgaaaaaaattatttttgtcttattaCAGTATTGAAAATTATGAGACGGCTCTAGTTTTTGACTCATACAGAGAGAATGGTGAAGCACCATCTGATGATggggctgatgatgatgatgactccAATGATGAGAACAACTGGAGAAATGACTATCCAGACTCGGAGGTGAGCAGTATCAATGAAGAAGATATGATTAAGGCGATGGAAAATTGTGACATAGGTAACTACTTCAtgaattttcttataagtttaagccttttttatatacattttaatctatatatataaaagaaagtcgtgttagttacactatttataactcaagatcggtcgaactgatttagctgaaaattgatatggaggtagcttagaactaggagacggacattggaacttttttatcttgtgtgcattttttttatcccgcgcggacggagtcgcgggtaaaagctaatttatttataaatagccttttttatatacattttaaaattagaagtTATATTGCTTCTATGTAGTTGAACCTAGATACTTGGGTAAAAAGAAAGTGAGAAACTTTataagcaagaaaaatattacagtccAATGGACTTTTTCCaggttgtattttatttatcatcttagcctataaataatttgtaattgaagtCAGCAGTTTAgttattcttttcttttttaaaaaaggttgtcaataaaattgttttttgtacaaaataaagtttttatccataaaaaaattcttttcagAGGATGATCTCTCAAGTGATACAGGTGAGGATAAAATCTATGATGATCCACCAGATTTGTTTAATGAAGATGTCAAGAATTTTGGATCAGCATATGCCAAATATAAAGCTCGTGTCATGACTGAAGAGAATGGTCTACCAGATAACAGAAGTCTTATACATTGCAGTAGGATAAAAGACCTAGATGAAGAGTCAATCGAGGGTTACAAAGAGGATAGTGATGACGGTTTCTACTACGGACAAGAACAAGATTCAGAACAGTTCAAAGAACAATACGGTGATGAGTCGTCAGACGAGTACAGTCCTgattgaaattgttttgttacatttaattttatgtttttttgtatcgacaattttttatgtactaaaatatataatacttctATTAATacatctttttatataaatcatataCAGGATGTCCGGAAaactatctattaaaaatatatccttAAAGTAATACTTTTAGTACATCTTTCTATGTCATATTGTAAAGACTGTCAAAAAAAACTCggcaagtaaaatattttaataaatgtattaaactcgaattttgttttattgaaatgtcTCTGACAAGTTATTTAactcataattaaatttccatcatggtttatAGTTTCGCGTGTATGGGACGATAATCATGGGTAACTCAACTATAGTTGATGAACTGCAAATCAGATCACTTAGCATGTGTGTAGCAGATCAGTGATCGCAGCTAAGCTCAATTTGTACCTGTATAGAATTATGATTTGCGTTGCGAGCTGTGAGTCTAGGCAGTATGAGATGAAAAGCGCGCGGTCGGTTGAGCCCTAGCTCAACGGTTCAAGCCTACGTTCAACGGATGCTTTTTTACTTTGAACCTAcctgttagtttatttaacaacatgcacttaaaaaatacacatttacagtcCATACAATTTGCCAAAGGCTCTTTTTCGTTGGAGACATCGATtggtataattattacaatctcTAAAACTATTACTTTCTCTTGGCTTGGTCCTAACATACCCCTATCTTCACATCCACATTCATACGTCTACGCATACATGCACATTGGGTCTCTTAATAcagaattttgtttttctgtttTCATATTACCAATTCCTTCTTAATAGACGTATTCGACTGATGATATGCGAcctgtaaattttttaaaataggcAATAGTGGAAATAATGACACGATCAAGTCAATatgtgataaataatttattgtctggcgtattttacaatatcaatgTACGTCTACATTAGTTTACGTTTACTATCACTTCACTCAACATGCTatcaatagtttttttctgttgaatgtacatagatttataacctatagatgaatgtttcatacaattttgacgtttaattaaaagcaGAATTTCGAAATGTCATCAGTGTTGACGCAGATTTACTTTAGTACATGGTCCGGAGACTTTTTGCCGCCTTATTTTTTGCTTCAGATTAGACATCTATAGGATATATCTATGTGAATGTACTTTCACAGATAAAACATGTTACGTGCAGAAGAAAGTAAGGGTGAATATAGTGTACAATCATTTCTTAGTTTTAGATACATAAATAACGTTTATTGAATAAGCATgtcatttaaaagaataattttgacaATGAAAAAGCAAATTATCATAATAcaggataaaatattttttgtactaattacataatttttgttaaattttcagCTTAAATTTTGGTATAATCACCCTTAGATTCTCTTGCATTTTGACAAAAAGCTGTTAATCAGCGATAATATGCCACAATTATATTCGAGTCTTgacgtttaaataaaactatttttaatttaacacagCGATATGGCACATCACATCAGATGCTATGCTTCGCGCTGAACAATACCCTTCCTTTCAACCAGCAATATACTGTACaaacaatatattgttatctcttttttccTCAAGGAGGATGACAGAGATGACAACATGTTTTGTACATAATTTGCAGTGGAAACACACGGCtatacatataacattaatgTCATGATGGTTTACGTCTAGGAAGACATGTACAGTCGCAGAAAAAAGTGTCTTcgcaaattaaacaataaattaaactttcatgTTTTGAGATTGCAAAGAATTTAACTATCGAAACACTTTTATTATCGACTGTACAGCGTTATTAACTTCACAATTTGAAGATTTAATAGACACTTTGTACCCTTATTTTGCGACTTGGATTTTCGAGACTTATTCCAAAATTTAAACGAACAGACAAACACAATTGAATACacgaaatttaaatgtatatctACGGAATAAGTCTTGTATTCACTTAATGctatattataattagtgAGATACctataaatgcaaattacaATTACTCTAGCGATGCTTTGGCATTGACAAAACATGGTATTTTTCGTAATCTAGAAACGCGgagaataattatatttctatgcGATAAATTCAAttggttaatattatttaacaacgaGAATTGTATCTGAATATAACTTATAAGCGATATCAAGTTGAACgattattttctaaatgttttgacagcaatatattatttttttgtagtaaaagcttatagatttattaggaaatatttaaatcaataagaGATAGATAAAAAGTTTTGAGAAACGCCAGTTCTAtaatattgttcttttttaaagattGTTTACAGATCCTTGTTATTTAGAAAACTATGTTTTCAGTTCAACCGATGGTTGTGACAGAGTTacatattgtattgtttaactagtaggtaaataaaaacttccaCGAGCACTCCATGACTTACTGACGAGTAGATAAAATTTATCCTAAcactaatttttaatattaaacaaaattaacaacaaagAAAGAACAATTACTTAGAACAaatggtaataaaatttaattacgacGCGATAatatctttacaaatatttacagtTTGGTATTTTAACGTATACTAACACAAAGGAATAAGAGGTTTAGGTAAATCATTTCTATAAcaactttaataacaaaatcttaTTGTGGCCGTCTATCTACAGTGGCCGAGATTTTTATCGTTCACTCACACACACATTCATTCATAAATTTCGctcaatttaaatgttataaaccGACAAGtatatctgacccggtgggcttAAGTCAAACTAATGTCAGTGCACTAGCGCCTTCCTATCAAAAAATGTCATTGTCACAAGTGTCACAAGGCCTTTTCGTACTTgacatgtaatatttttttatgcccATGTTtgcatattttctgacagaattaACCACTATGAATGCGCTTATCTCACCGGGCCAGATCTCATCGTTTGACTTTACATCACTTTTTCAACCATCAAAACTTCAATTTGGCTTTGATATGcagtaaattttcttaattttaatttttatcaatcattttatattattgcactttatttatatattaatccAAACAATGAGAGGATACAAATCTTACTgacgtattataaaaattataaaataacatatttgttaagtaaatttaGCAATGTATCGTTATAAAATGGAACAGCTTATCAGGATATATTAACGCATTTCAATTTAGGATATTagaataatatcaataaaataattgcataTTATATCTCCAACGAAAAAGCTTATAACCGGAAGAATACGTGATAAAGCTGGCTTATATTAACAACttgatttttattctattatccTAAACTAGCAACATTTGTACGTCTATAGTACGGGCGTGTCAGTGACTCGCGCGGGGGGTGGTGCGGGCATGTTGTTGTTGGCGTGGGAGTCTTGAATGCGCGACTTCGCTGCGCCTTGCGCGGCTGGGCAGTAAAACTGCTTGTGAGCATTAAATGTGTtcacatatttaaatgatatattgCACGATTTGCAGTGATTGGGAGTTTCTTCTATTTCTGTTTCGGGTTCTTTTTTGATTTCGAGTACGGGGACCGGGGCAGCTTGTTCCTCGGGCTCGGGCTCCTCTGTGGCGTGCACCAGCCGCGCGTGGCGCACCACGTTACCGCGGTACGTGGACGTGTACGCGCAGCTGCTGCAGCGATGCACGCGCTCCGCGCCCCCCGGCCCGCCCGTCGCGCCACCCGCCGCCGCTCCACTAGGCGACGTCGTCTCACGGCTCTCTTCTTCTAGTACGCAAGATATGAAGCTTTCTTCCTAAAAAGTAGATAAGGAAATAATTAGATAACCCtgatagttttttaattagatagagttactatatttttatatttggaaCTATAAATGTGTACTTTTGGTAATAGtactagtagtagtagtattgTGTAAAGAATAAAGCAAAAAGATCACGTTTCCGACCGGATTGCATACATCCAACAATTGGACTGGTgtcaatacaatatttcagcaacaatatgattttaaatttgctaaataactGACCTGTAGATCAGATGGCTTCTCACGGAAATGCATTCGTATGTGTGTGCGCATTCCCCGCAGCGTGTTACCGCGGTACCGGCAGATGGTGCAGCGAAACGCCTTAACCCCAGCGTGAGCCTCCATGTGCCGTTGCGCTGCCACCGCCGTGGGCGACACCACCTCGCAGCAGGGGCACTTCCATCCACCTTCGGGACCCGAACTCGGCCTAGTCACTTCAGGTGCGCTCCGAGGCGATCGGGTCTCTCTTTTTGTGCAATAATAAGACTGATGAGTCGTCAAGTTATCCAAAGAACTGAAATGGATGCCGCAAGCCAGGCAAATCAGCTGACGATACTGTAGGGGCGGGCCAGGCTCCGGTGGAGCCGGACTCGCGCGCTCCTCGCCGCCACCAGCGGAGCAATAGTACCGTTTGTGGATCcgataattttcatatttgcaAAAGACTATGTTGCATTCTTGACACTTAGAAACGCCCTGTTTGATCAAAACTTGAGGAGATGCGGGCGTTGCAGGAAGGTCCGAAGCGAGACGTAGCGCTAGGGATGGTGGAAGAATTGCCGGTGGAACTAGAGGATTAAACTTATCTTCTGGTGGAGATGCTACGCTCGGAGGTTTCGGAGTCGGGCCCCTAGAATTGCGACGCCGCCTTTTTGGGGAGCTTTCCCCGCCGGGAGAAGAAGATCGCCTCGATGGAGACGGTGTTTCCGGAGATCCCGGCAAAGATGGAGCGCATACGATTTGTTCCGGCGTAGTAGACCGTATCCTGTTTTCTTTCTCTTGTTCATCCGTAGCGACAGATTCAGGGGAACGTCTTACGCTGAGATCTAGTGGCGTGGCACCGTCTCGAGGAGTTTCACGCGGTCGGTTAGCGGATTTTAACACCTCTGAGTCCTTCCCATCGGCGTTCATATTTGGTAAAGCTCGACTTAGCGGTTGAAAAGTTCCGTTTGGTAACAGAAAGCATGGTGTATCCGGATCTGGTAGGGTTGCTCCCGGTAGCGTACTTGCGCTTCTCAGAAGAGAGTACGGCACTATGAGAATAGGATTTGTTGGTAACGCGAGTGCATATTGGTTTTGCGCAGGCGGCGTTGCTCCTGGAGACGGTGGCGCCGATCCCGATGTGGCCGAGCCTCCCCTCGCTGCAGCTAAAACTTGTTTGACCACTTGTCTGGTGCTGCAGTAGTTGGCTTTATGCGCTCGATACGTTTTGATAGAAGTGAAGCGAATATCACAGTCGGCACAGTAGCGGTCTAGTGCCGGGGGCCCTTCGGTGGTTTCGCCGTTGGCAGCCGGTGGGGGTACAGGGGTGCCACTACTTACAGGTGAAGATGAATGCATTCGCATGTGTCGATTTAAGCTTACTTTTTTATCAGCGCTGTATGAACAGTAGGTACAAGCGTATTGTTTCCCAGGAGGCCGTGGTGTTTTGGCTTCGCTACTAGATTCGTCTACCGTGGCATCTGCAGGAGTCTCCGAACCATCGCCCAGTTTACCCCGTCTATTTGAACAATAATGCTCCTGATGAGCTTGGAGAGTACTTAGCGAAGAATAGCGAATACCGCAAGGTTTGCACATATATACTGGGGGAGTCGTTGCAGGCATAATGGCGGGAAAAGCGGCTGCTGTCAATGCAAGGTAGTCTTTTGCTTGTAAATTTGGCGCTGGCGGAGGTGAGGGGGAGGGAGGCTCCCGCTTGAGCGGCGTGGCTTGTGGCGCGAGCGCGGGATCCGTCGCGAGGCTGGTGTTGAGTCGGAGTCGCGGCGGGGAGGCTGCGGGCGAGCTCCCCGAGGCGGGCGATGCTCCTCCACTGGAGGCCGCCTTCTCCTCTCCCGAACTCGGCGTACGAGGTTCCCCAGGCATCGCCTCGCTCTCGTTTCCCCATTCCTCGTCTTCACctggaaataaataacaatatcttaTAATGTTGAATAACTTAAAGATATCGTACGAAGTTGCAAATGGAATCCTGAGTACTGGAACAAAAAGAGTTAGTAATATCTGTTCCTATTAGCGTCGTTAATAGCCAAGTGATGCTAGGTTGGCAGAGGCTGGCTCGCGATAGTCGTCACTCGTCACGTTTCTCTCGTTATCTATCGACGTCAGTCAGATCGAGGCTCGCGCAGTCGAGGCATACATTAGCTCTCCTAATTGAGACGTGCTCGCGGTATGTAAATCTTGCGGCGTGGGTGGGGAGATCGGGCCTTTCGGAAATTCatgaaatgtaaacattgagcgattttgcaaatattttgggCGTGATCCATTGCGCGTGCCGGCAGTAACGATGCTCGTCAGTCAATATCGCGGGCGTGAGCGAACCTTCGCCCTGCGGCCAAACAGAACAAAAACTTAACGGGCTCTCTTGTAATTGGATCTGATTTCCAGAAAACGCTCGCTCACCTTCCTTTTTGAGCGACAACGATCTTGACCGAGCAAGGAATTAACCTATCTTTCGCGCAGCGATCTCAGCTCAAAACGCCAATTAATGAGAGGCTCAACTTCATTCTCTTGGCCCTGTGAAGATCATTATATGGGCACGACAGCGAGATGGACGCGGCGATTGGCGCACGCGGCGACCGCCATCTCTCAGTAACGAATACGACTTAAATCGGATTGCGTTCGGGTCACGCTATCCTAGTCGCCGTGCCGTCTGATTGGTCGTTACGATTCAAGAGTGACGTGTGATTGGCCCAGCTAATGCGTTTCTATCTGGCGGTTTAACGTTGGCGTCATACCAAACGCGAGTTTATCTGTTCGTTAGCTGCGTTCGAGCTCCTGTTTTCGCTAAATAAGTCATAACTTGTGATCGTTAGGAAAGGTTGAATATTGAATCAGATAGATGGCGTGACTCGGTGTCGTTTAACCAATGCTCGCAAAACCGAACGTCGATTCGTTAAATGATATTCATCTGGGTACTTTTGTCTTTATAAACATGTCAAATAATGGCGGGCTCGATGGGTGCGGCATGAGGGCGAGAGGCACGCAACTCGcagtattgttttgttttaaagctTCATGGCCCGCATTGCTGCAACTAGAAACTAGAAAGCGCAATGTACGATTATTATAAACTCTTTGGGATCAAAGGAACGTTTGTAAGTTACGAAATACTGTGGCAAGTAGCGagacaatatttaattcaccGGCCTTTACACAAAACTTTtacgttttaatttcaataagagAGAGCTTCTAATCAACCACAGGATACACCCCTGGATCCACCACTGATACACTTCTGTGTGCAACATTGACTAACCAAGCAACCCTTTCTTCGTTAAAGTGGTGTGGCAGATAAAACGCTAACATAAGAagatactttataataattaaatgatacaCTTAAATGAACGAGTTTTTTACGtatctataataattatgaatatgaTTCATATTTATGCAACTTTATTACCAAGTAAATCAttcaacaaataaacaatcagCAATCGTTGAACACGTGCccacagaaaaataaaacatgtccGCCATCTTGTCCTTACATTTATCAGATGGATGATCGGGACCCAATTAAAATAGTCGTGCATTGGAGCCGTCACTATCGAGCCGATATTCATCTGTGACGCAGCTGACCGATCGCCTATACTCCATGCCACTCCTACACTTAGATTAcatgtatttatatacatatacaaagCGCGATAAGTAAATGATAAGTATCAAATTATGAATAACGAAAGACAGATTAGTTGCTCACTATACCAAATATCAGTTATAGAtacattgatatttataatttgcataCGAGTTCTTGTGTCTCAAGGTTTGAATATTCACCTTCAAACCAAATTAGAAAACATTcttggtttttttaaattttattttgatattttaaatgtgcGATTCGATCAGTACAATTATTTGGATCACTAAACGGAGATACGACATTTTGTGAAGAGAGAATCCCAAATTCATTTCGTCTGCCAACTGTAACAATTACTTTGTCAACAAGAAATAATTACTGCTTGTTTCTGAGCATGTGAGAAATTTTAACACATGGTTAtacattatcaaaatattaaaaccaagTATGCGTTCATGGgtgtgtaaaaaaacaaaaatgtcttaAGGGCCCACTCAAACATTCGATGTGGTATCGGTAA
Proteins encoded in this window:
- the LOC106712815 gene encoding zinc finger protein ush isoform X1 — encoded protein: MLLWLRYLKQLELACASAADMPPGGAEHVKTICEDEEWGNESEAMPGEPRTPSSGEEKAASSGGASPASGSSPAASPPRLRLNTSLATDPALAPQATPLKREPPSPSPPPAPNLQAKDYLALTAAAFPAIMPATTPPVYMCKPCGIRYSSLSTLQAHQEHYCSNRRGKLGDGSETPADATVDESSSEAKTPRPPGKQYACTYCSYSADKKVSLNRHMRMHSSSPVSSGTPVPPPAANGETTEGPPALDRYCADCDIRFTSIKTYRAHKANYCSTRQVVKQVLAAARGGSATSGSAPPSPGATPPAQNQYALALPTNPILIVPYSLLRSASTLPGATLPDPDTPCFLLPNGTFQPLSRALPNMNADGKDSEVLKSANRPRETPRDGATPLDLSVRRSPESVATDEQEKENRIRSTTPEQIVCAPSLPGSPETPSPSRRSSSPGGESSPKRRRRNSRGPTPKPPSVASPPEDKFNPLVPPAILPPSLALRLASDLPATPASPQVLIKQGVSKCQECNIVFCKYENYRIHKRYYCSAGGGEERASPAPPEPGPPLQYRQLICLACGIHFSSLDNLTTHQSYYCTKRETRSPRSAPEVTRPSSGPEGGWKCPCCEVVSPTAVAAQRHMEAHAGVKAFRCTICRYRGNTLRGMRTHIRMHFREKPSDLQEESFISCVLEEESRETTSPSGAAAGGATGGPGGAERVHRCSSCAYTSTYRGNVVRHARLVHATEEPEPEEQAAPVPVLEIKKEPETEIEETPNHCKSCNISFKYVNTFNAHKQFYCPAAQGAAKSRIQDSHANNNMPAPPPARVTDTPVL
- the LOC106712733 gene encoding probable RNA polymerase II nuclear localization protein SLC7A6OS, whose protein sequence is MSTSTILRVKRRLEENPQDALVLLCKRLKTDSEEISPSLFVFRGTVDNQEHILVKDLVPKEDLKQKSISNVTDIIQKMRKERKDVSTENRYEVVNCRRGLKEDTGSTEDLFDLVDLARAGEKEKDTGYIYDLYTSAKPDFDVSMLDNLVSIENYETALVFDSYRENGEAPSDDGADDDDDSNDENNWRNDYPDSEVSSINEEDMIKAMENCDIEDDLSSDTGEDKIYDDPPDLFNEDVKNFGSAYAKYKARVMTEENGLPDNRSLIHCSRIKDLDEESIEGYKEDSDDGFYYGQEQDSEQFKEQYGDESSDEYSPD
- the LOC106712815 gene encoding zinc finger protein ush isoform X3, with the translated sequence MPGEPRTPSSGEEKAASSGGASPASGSSPAASPPRLRLNTSLATDPALAPQATPLKREPPSPSPPPAPNLQAKDYLALTAAAFPAIMPATTPPVYMCKPCGIRYSSLSTLQAHQEHYCSNRRGKLGDGSETPADATVDESSSEAKTPRPPGKQYACTYCSYSADKKVSLNRHMRMHSSSPVSSGTPVPPPAANGETTEGPPALDRYCADCDIRFTSIKTYRAHKANYCSTRQVVKQVLAAARGGSATSGSAPPSPGATPPAQNQYALALPTNPILIVPYSLLRSASTLPGATLPDPDTPCFLLPNGTFQPLSRALPNMNADGKDSEVLKSANRPRETPRDGATPLDLSVRRSPESVATDEQEKENRIRSTTPEQIVCAPSLPGSPETPSPSRRSSSPGGESSPKRRRRNSRGPTPKPPSVASPPEDKFNPLVPPAILPPSLALRLASDLPATPASPQVLIKQGVSKCQECNIVFCKYENYRIHKRYYCSAGGGEERASPAPPEPGPPLQYRQLICLACGIHFSSLDNLTTHQSYYCTKRETRSPRSAPEVTRPSSGPEGGWKCPCCEVVSPTAVAAQRHMEAHAGVKAFRCTICRYRGNTLRGMRTHIRMHFREKPSDLQEESFISCVLEEESRETTSPSGAAAGGATGGPGGAERVHRCSSCAYTSTYRGNVVRHARLVHATEEPEPEEQAAPVPVLEIKKEPETEIEETPNHCKSCNISFKYVNTFNAHKQFYCPAAQGAAKSRIQDSHANNNMPAPPPARVTDTPVL
- the LOC106712815 gene encoding zinc finger protein ush isoform X2, which translates into the protein MSRRKQSNPKPLKREDEEWGNESEAMPGEPRTPSSGEEKAASSGGASPASGSSPAASPPRLRLNTSLATDPALAPQATPLKREPPSPSPPPAPNLQAKDYLALTAAAFPAIMPATTPPVYMCKPCGIRYSSLSTLQAHQEHYCSNRRGKLGDGSETPADATVDESSSEAKTPRPPGKQYACTYCSYSADKKVSLNRHMRMHSSSPVSSGTPVPPPAANGETTEGPPALDRYCADCDIRFTSIKTYRAHKANYCSTRQVVKQVLAAARGGSATSGSAPPSPGATPPAQNQYALALPTNPILIVPYSLLRSASTLPGATLPDPDTPCFLLPNGTFQPLSRALPNMNADGKDSEVLKSANRPRETPRDGATPLDLSVRRSPESVATDEQEKENRIRSTTPEQIVCAPSLPGSPETPSPSRRSSSPGGESSPKRRRRNSRGPTPKPPSVASPPEDKFNPLVPPAILPPSLALRLASDLPATPASPQVLIKQGVSKCQECNIVFCKYENYRIHKRYYCSAGGGEERASPAPPEPGPPLQYRQLICLACGIHFSSLDNLTTHQSYYCTKRETRSPRSAPEVTRPSSGPEGGWKCPCCEVVSPTAVAAQRHMEAHAGVKAFRCTICRYRGNTLRGMRTHIRMHFREKPSDLQEESFISCVLEEESRETTSPSGAAAGGATGGPGGAERVHRCSSCAYTSTYRGNVVRHARLVHATEEPEPEEQAAPVPVLEIKKEPETEIEETPNHCKSCNISFKYVNTFNAHKQFYCPAAQGAAKSRIQDSHANNNMPAPPPARVTDTPVL